In one Drosophila pseudoobscura strain MV-25-SWS-2005 chromosome X, UCI_Dpse_MV25, whole genome shotgun sequence genomic region, the following are encoded:
- the LOC6900881 gene encoding uncharacterized protein → MDIPSTGAIFTLGKSHLAENTQSYFYIKNDPVKRLISGPHQSAVICESGRLFVWGENHFGQLGIGGHSGPTASGKRGGNSTTNGDIVTKPTCVKALKSLGLKICDAAFGNNWSVMLTHSNEIFFTGRNIFPEDTHVAQHFISAQVEQQQCAIIRKPFRLEEFDDYLSKSEETDNFLAVQAGNEHFAVLTTTGRLIGCGSNAQQQLGELEADYDGHPVEIKLDATVQQFACGPESTLVLTASGSLFLTGHLNEFVFPKFTELQKNLSPTEQIIFMHISKASEIYIVSNVGNIYRSFESVRNKSLVFQRFYDYDSEENGPIWKLLKGFSFYAALSKANKFFTTFSESGHHLKTFREISKFKNLRLLDIAVGDQHILVQGIPRSSMASASTTAFVLQPKDANANLLEQGRSSSGRSLTKQQQVAEEMEAMSPEKGFGIAAAAATAAGSAAAMEAVKHLTNGNVAEEEGKATKDTVEEAKEESKAVQAVQAVQANYEAHPKEPEVNGNEEDAIPNNQKEEQQPTEQKPQSAEHKQMEPSAPTESPTKSMESPTKRMEPPVKAMAADVKPMDSMDKLPTPPTHTPTPPPPKSPTDSIGSLQSARFVQAGNPLEKLEGSQEKQMLRPRTPYPDSSNGSTPQTVKKTPIRNFSYEAAMDHEHLERTSPELVDSLETVEEVSAPATIQVSTPTPPTEEDEQLAVEITTTKDSRDGSKVVNEIRFINNGVDVTAKVEEQMPDTSLEDSMEELESDAEQMLQQVEERVEKTVAEHADGALRATEEMRDDLNSRQDSIQMAVKNAAQEAKKSMEAAGERMATGARGAVDAVGDAVGAAGKSAQRMANDAMHAMEQAGSSAAKAASDTKDSMGRAMDSVTHKISSEVLGAKENISSLFQIKAAREADPQTTPVSTPRGDEEDMDISSKEGGPKTNTTLGSGEEDERTTASVNSNHNSAGNGNRAQFDDSTPFEPSNPYDDPLDAVVERSKKAMQDDLRAMEMRTHSHVQAVAQKTEETKGFVQQFLDNMRLSCRNERAVDIEDETRPPPPAAAQHHNKNKVNSELSLSNGHGEQQASRVCTIL, encoded by the exons AATCTGGCCGACTATTTGTTTGGGGCGAGAATCACTTCGGACAGTTGGGGATTGGCGGCCACAGCGGCCCTACGGCCAGCGGCAAAAGGGGTGGAAACAGCACCACTAATGGGGATATAGTGACAAAGCCCACATGTGTGAAGGCCTTGAAAAGCCTGGGATTGAAGATCTGCGATGCGGCCTTTGGCAACAATTGGTCCGTGATGCTAACAC ACTCCAATGAGATCTTCTTTACGGGTCGCAACATCTTTCCTGAGGACACCCATGTGGCGCAGCATTTTATCAGCGCccaggtggagcagcagcagtgtgcCATCATCCGGAAACCCTTTCGGCTGGAGGAGTTCGATGACTATCTGTCCAAGAGCGAGGAGACGGACAACTTCTTGGCCGTGCAGGCGGGCAATGAGCACTTTGCGGTGCTCACCA CCACTGGTCGGCTGATTGGCTGCGGTTCGaatgcccagcagcagctgggggAGCTGGAGGCCGACTACGATGGCCATCCCGTGGAGATTAAGCTGGACGCCACCGTGCAGCAGTTTGCCTGCGGGCCAGAGTCCACGCTGGTGCTGACGGCCAGCGGAAGTCTCTTTCTTACGGGGCACCTCAACGAATTTGTGTTTCCCAAGTTCACGGAGCTGCAGAAGAACCTCTCTCCTACGGAGCAGATCATCTTCATGCACATTTCGAAGGCCAGCGAGATATACATCGTGAGCAACGTTGGGAATATCTACCGCAGCTTCGAGTCGGTGCGGAACAAGAGCTTGGTGTTTCAGCGCTTCTACGACTACGACAGCGAGGAGAACGGCCCCATCTGGAAGCTCCTGAAGGGCTTCTCCTTCTACGCGGCCCTCAGCAAGGCCAACAAGTTCTTCACGACCTTCTCAGAGAGCGGCCACCACCTGAAGACCTTTCGCGAGATCTCCAAGTTCAAGAATCTCCGCCTGCTGGACATTGCTGTGGGGGATCAGCACATTCTGGTGCAGGGGATACCCAGATCTTCGATGGCCTCCGCATCTACCACCGCCTTCGTCCTGCAGCCAAAggatgcaaatgcaaatttactAGAGcagggcaggagcagcagcggccgcagcCTCACCAAGCAACAACAGGTGGCGGAGGAGATGGAGGCTATGTCCCCGGAAAAGGGATTTGGCATAGCTgcggcagcagccactgcAGCTGGATCAGCGGCAGCCATGGAGGCTGTGAAGCATTTAACGAATGGTAACGTGGCAGAAGAGGAAGGAAAAGCCACCAAGGATACAGTTGAGGAGGCAAAGGAGGAATCGAAGGCAGTACAGGCAGTACAGGCAGTACAAGCAAATTATGAGGCACATCCGAAAGAGCCAGAGGTAAATGGCAATGAAGAGGACGCAATCCCGAACAACcaaaaggaggagcagcaaccGACCGAACAGAAACCCCAAAGTGCAGAACACAAGCAGATGGAACCATCAGCACCCACGGAATCTCCTACAAAAAGCATGGAATCTCCTACAAAACGCATGGAACCCCCAGTAAAAGCCATGGCAGCCGACGTAAAACCCATGGATTCAATGGATAAACTACCAACTCCCCCCACGCATACgcccacaccaccaccacccaaaTCCCCGACAGATTCGATCGGTTCTCTGCAGTCGGCACGCTTTGTGCAGGCAGGTAATCCTTTGGAGAAGCTGGAGGGCAGCCAGGAGAAGCAGATGCTGCGTCCGCGCACACCATATCCAGAcagcagcaatggcagcaCACCACAAACCGTCAAAAAGACGCCCATACGGAACTTCTCGTACGAGGCGGCCATGGATCATGAGCACCTGGAGAGGACGTCGCCCGAGCTGGTCGATAGCCTGGAGACGGTGGAAGAGGtgtctgcccctgccaccatTCAAGTGTCCACGCCCACGCCACCCACAGAGGAGGATGAGCAGCTAGCGGTGGAGATAACCACAACGAAGGACTCCAGGGATGGCAGCAAGGTGGTCAACGAGATACGGTTCATCAACAACGGGGTGGATGTCACGGCCAAGGTGGAAGAGCAAATGCCAGACACATCCCTAGAGGACTcgatggaggagctggagtcgGATGCCGAGCAGATGCTGCAACAGGTGGAAGAGCGCGTGGAGAAGACAGTGGCCGAGCACGCAGACGGCGCTTTGAGGGCTACTGAAGAGATGAGGGATGATCTGAACTCCAGGCAAGACTCGATCCAGATGGCAGTGAAGAATGCCGCCCAAGAAGCAAAGAAATCCATGGAAGCGGCTGGCGAGCGCATGGCTACAGGTGCTCGCGGAGCAGTGGATGCTGTAGGCGATGCAGTCGGAGCCGCGGGCAAGAGTGCCCAGCGCATGGCCAACGATGCAATGCACGCGATGGAGCAGGCAGGAAGCAGTGCAGCAAAGGCAGCCTCCGATACGAAAGACTCCATGGGCAGGGCCATGGACTCGGTGACCCACAAGATCTCCAGCGAGGTGCTTGGCGCCAAGGAGAATATATCGTCTCTGTTCCAGATAAAGGCAGCCCGCGAAGCGGATCCTCAGACTACTCCAGTGTCCACGCCACGTGGTGACGAAGAGGACATGGACATTTCTTCGAAGGAAGGCGGTCCCAAGACAAACACCACCTTGGGCTCTGGGGAGGAGGATGAACGGACGACGGCGTCTGTGAACTCGAATCACAATTCAGCAGGCAATGGGAATCGAGCGCAGTTCGACGACAGCACGCCTTTCGAGCCGAGCAATCCCTACGATGATCCCCTGGATGCCGTTGTGGAGCGCAGCAAAAAGGCCATGCAGGATGACTTGCGGGCAATGGAAATGCGAACGCATTCCCATGTCCAGGCGGTTGCCCAGAAAACAGAGGAGACCAAGGGCTTCGTTCAGCAGTTTCTGGATAACATGCGGCTCTCATGTCGCAACGAAAGGGCCGTCGATATTGAGG ATGAGACGCGACCGCCTCCGCCGgcagcagcgcagcaccacaacaaaaataaagtgAACAGCGAGCTGAGTTTAAGCAACGGACATGGCGAGCAACAAGCGTCGCGTGTTTGCACGATTTTATAA
- the Aef1 gene encoding adult enhancer factor 1 isoform X2, whose protein sequence is MMHIKSLPHAHAHAAATAMSSNCDIVIVASQPQTTIANNNNNDTVTQATHPGHVAAAAQQQQQQQQHHQQQQAQQQQAQQQQAQQQQSSGPPSAPPAPAELALPFQMHLTGISAEAHSAAQAAAMAAAQAAAAQAAAADQQQPPPPPPPHLVHLATHSPTMSNDHYLANGHGEHQGEGTGSNANSGGGGGGGGGARDQEKPFHCTVCDRRFRQLSTLTNHVKIHTGEKPYKCNVCDKTFRQSSTLTNHLKIHTGEKPYNCNYCPKHFRQLSTLANHIKIHTGEKPFECVICKKQFRQSSTLNNHIKIHVMDKVYVPVKIKTEEEEG, encoded by the exons ATGATGCATATCAAGAGCTTGCCCCATGCTCATGCCCATGCTGCTGCCACGGCGATGAGCAGCAACTGTGACATTGTTATTGTGGCCTCTCAGCCGCAGACGACGattgccaacaacaacaacaatgataCGGTCACACAGGCCACTCATCCCGGTcatgtggcagcggcggcccaacagcagcagcaacagcagcagcaccaccaacagcaacaggcgcagcagcaacaggcgcagcagcaacaagcgcagcagcaacagtcctCTGGACCACCATCAgcgcctccagctccagcggaACTTGCCTTACCCTTCCAAATGCATCTGACTGGGATTTCGGCCGAGGCGCATAGTGCCGCTCAGGCTGCAGCAATGGCGGCTGCCCAGGCCGCGGCGGCtcaggcggcagcggcagaccagcagcagccaccgccgccgcctccgccgcatCTTGTCCACCTGGCCACACACAGCCCGACCATGTCGAATGATCACTATTTAGCCAATGGCCATGGCGAGCACCAGGGCGAGGGGACTGGCAGTAATGCCAACtctggcggtggcgggggcggaggcggaggagcgAGAGACCAGGAAAAGCCCTTCCACTGCACCGTGTGCGATAGACGCTTCCGGCAGCTGAGCACACTGACCAACCATGTCAAGATCCACACTGGCGAGAAGCCCTACAAATGCAACGTTTGTGATAAGACCTTCCGTCAATCGTCCACGCTGACGAACCATCTGAAGATCCATACGGGGGAAAAGCCCTACAACTGCAACTACTGTCCCAAGCATTTCCGTCAGCTGAGCACTCTGGCGAATCATATCAAGATCCACACGG GTGAAAAGCCGTTCGAGTGCGTCATATGCAAAAAGCAATTCCGGCAGTCCAGCACGCTCAACAACCACATAAAGATCCATGTCATGGACAAGGTCTACGTTCCTGTCAAGATCAaaacggaggaggaggaggggtgA
- the Aef1 gene encoding adult enhancer factor 1 isoform X1 yields the protein MMHIKSLPHAHAHAAATAMSSNCDIVIVASQPQTTIANNNNNDTVTQATHPGHVAAAAQQQQQQQQHHQQQQAQQQQAQQQQAQQQQSSGPPSAPPAPAELALPFQMHLTGISAEAHSAAQAAAMAAAQAAAAQAAAADQQQPPPPPPPHLVHLATHSPTMSNDHYLANGHGEHQGEGTGSNANSGGGGGGGGGARDQEKPFHCTVCDRRFRQLSTLTNHVKIHTGEKPYKCNVCDKTFRQSSTLTNHLKIHTGEKPYNCNYCPKHFRQLSTLANHIKIHTAVRVRHMQKAIPAVQHAQQPHKDPCHGQGLRSCQDQNGGGGGVTRTDGVGGASSSSAAAPSSAAATATASAPPTASASASYSSPCTCPPHRPSARNNYYHSALHHVCGATPATTTAAATSSWKWQLSPSFQCGLVGRLVQRHAAGSCDSGWELCHHEWGGGGPHSTHARRAAAAWSD from the exons ATGATGCATATCAAGAGCTTGCCCCATGCTCATGCCCATGCTGCTGCCACGGCGATGAGCAGCAACTGTGACATTGTTATTGTGGCCTCTCAGCCGCAGACGACGattgccaacaacaacaacaatgataCGGTCACACAGGCCACTCATCCCGGTcatgtggcagcggcggcccaacagcagcagcaacagcagcagcaccaccaacagcaacaggcgcagcagcaacaggcgcagcagcaacaagcgcagcagcaacagtcctCTGGACCACCATCAgcgcctccagctccagcggaACTTGCCTTACCCTTCCAAATGCATCTGACTGGGATTTCGGCCGAGGCGCATAGTGCCGCTCAGGCTGCAGCAATGGCGGCTGCCCAGGCCGCGGCGGCtcaggcggcagcggcagaccagcagcagccaccgccgccgcctccgccgcatCTTGTCCACCTGGCCACACACAGCCCGACCATGTCGAATGATCACTATTTAGCCAATGGCCATGGCGAGCACCAGGGCGAGGGGACTGGCAGTAATGCCAACtctggcggtggcgggggcggaggcggaggagcgAGAGACCAGGAAAAGCCCTTCCACTGCACCGTGTGCGATAGACGCTTCCGGCAGCTGAGCACACTGACCAACCATGTCAAGATCCACACTGGCGAGAAGCCCTACAAATGCAACGTTTGTGATAAGACCTTCCGTCAATCGTCCACGCTGACGAACCATCTGAAGATCCATACGGGGGAAAAGCCCTACAACTGCAACTACTGTCCCAAGCATTTCCGTCAGCTGAGCACTCTGGCGAATCATATCAAGATCCACACGG CCGTTCGAGTGCGTCATATGCAAAAAGCAATTCCGGCAGTCCAGCACGCTCAACAACCACATAAAGATCCATGTCATGGACAAGGTCTACGTTCCTGTCAAGATCAaaacggaggaggaggaggggtgACTAGGACGGATGGCGTTGGCggggcatcatcatcatcagcagcagcaccatcatcagccgcagcaacagcaacagcatccgCACCACCAACAGcctccgcatccgcatcctaCTCCTCCCCATGCACATGCCCACCACATCGACCATCAGCGAGGAATAACTATTACCACTCTGCCCTCCACCACGTCTGTGGcgcaacaccagcaacaacaacagcagcagctacttCATCATGGAAATGGCAGCTCTCCCCATCATTTCAATGTGGCCTCGTTGGGCGACTTGTCCAGCGCCATGCAGCTGGGAGCTGTGACAGCGGATGGGAACTTTGTCACCATGAatggggtggtggtgggccGCATTCAACACACGCGCgaagagctgcagcagcttggAGTGATTAA